A DNA window from Dama dama isolate Ldn47 chromosome 19, ASM3311817v1, whole genome shotgun sequence contains the following coding sequences:
- the PLSCR1 gene encoding phospholipid scramblase 1 isoform X1, translating to MDKQNVQMNAPHPGTNLTGPPGYIGCPGPQAGYPVPPAGYASPGPAGFPVQHQPVTSHPGEPTQVSWMPAPLPPLNCPPGLEYLTQIDQLLIHQQMELLEVLTGFETRNKYEIKNSLGQRVYFASEDTDCCTRNCWGPSRPFTMRILDNLGREVITLERPLRCACCCCPCCLQEIEIQAPPGVPVGYVTQTWHPCLPKFTVQNERREDVLRISGPCVACSCCADVHFEVKSLDDKYVVGKISKHWTGLVRELFTDADNFGIQFPLDLDVKMKAVMLGACFLIDFMFFEMIK from the exons ATGGACAAACAAA ATGTGCAAATGAATGCTCCACACCCAGGAACAAATTTAACAG GACCTCCGGGATATATTGGctgtcctggcccccaggctggcTATCCAGTGCCACCAGCTGGTTATGCAAGTCCTGGCCcagctggcttccctgtccaacaccagccAGTGACTAGTCACCCAGGTGAGCCCACCCAGGTATCATGGATGCCAGCACCACTGCCTCCATTAAACTGCCCACCGGGACTGGAGTATTTAACTCAG ATAGATCAGCTATTGATTCATCAGCAAATGGAACTTCTGGAAG TCCTCACAGGTTTTGAAACTAGAAACAAATATGAAATTAAGAACAGCCTCGGACAGAGGGTCTACTTTGCATCAGAGGATACTGATTGCTGTACTCGAAATTGCTGGGGGCCTTCTAGGCCTTTCACCATGAGGATCCTTGATAACCTGGGCCGAGAAGTCATCACTCTGGAGAGACCACTGCGGTGTGCCTGCtgctgctgtccctgctgcctgcAAGAG ATAGAAATCCAGGCTCCTCCTGGTGTCCCAGTAGGTTACGTTACTCAGACCTGGCACCCTTGCCTGCCAAAGTTTACAGTTCAAAATGAGAGGCGAGAGGATGTGCTAAGAATTTCTGGTCCATGTGTTGCCTGCAGCTGTTGTGCAGATGTTCATTTTGAG gTTAAATCTCTTGATGATAAGTATGTGGTTGGCAAGATTTCCAAGCACTGGACTGGCCTTGTTCGAGAGTTATTTACAGACGCTGATAACTTTGGCATCCAGTTCCCGTTAGACCTTGATGTGAAAATGAAGGCAGTGATGCTTGGCGCGTGTTTCCTCATT gaCTTCATGTTCTTTGAAATGATTAAGTGA
- the PLSCR1 gene encoding phospholipid scramblase 1 isoform X2 — translation MNAPHPGTNLTGPPGYIGCPGPQAGYPVPPAGYASPGPAGFPVQHQPVTSHPGEPTQVSWMPAPLPPLNCPPGLEYLTQIDQLLIHQQMELLEVLTGFETRNKYEIKNSLGQRVYFASEDTDCCTRNCWGPSRPFTMRILDNLGREVITLERPLRCACCCCPCCLQEIEIQAPPGVPVGYVTQTWHPCLPKFTVQNERREDVLRISGPCVACSCCADVHFEVKSLDDKYVVGKISKHWTGLVRELFTDADNFGIQFPLDLDVKMKAVMLGACFLIDFMFFEMIK, via the exons ATGAATGCTCCACACCCAGGAACAAATTTAACAG GACCTCCGGGATATATTGGctgtcctggcccccaggctggcTATCCAGTGCCACCAGCTGGTTATGCAAGTCCTGGCCcagctggcttccctgtccaacaccagccAGTGACTAGTCACCCAGGTGAGCCCACCCAGGTATCATGGATGCCAGCACCACTGCCTCCATTAAACTGCCCACCGGGACTGGAGTATTTAACTCAG ATAGATCAGCTATTGATTCATCAGCAAATGGAACTTCTGGAAG TCCTCACAGGTTTTGAAACTAGAAACAAATATGAAATTAAGAACAGCCTCGGACAGAGGGTCTACTTTGCATCAGAGGATACTGATTGCTGTACTCGAAATTGCTGGGGGCCTTCTAGGCCTTTCACCATGAGGATCCTTGATAACCTGGGCCGAGAAGTCATCACTCTGGAGAGACCACTGCGGTGTGCCTGCtgctgctgtccctgctgcctgcAAGAG ATAGAAATCCAGGCTCCTCCTGGTGTCCCAGTAGGTTACGTTACTCAGACCTGGCACCCTTGCCTGCCAAAGTTTACAGTTCAAAATGAGAGGCGAGAGGATGTGCTAAGAATTTCTGGTCCATGTGTTGCCTGCAGCTGTTGTGCAGATGTTCATTTTGAG gTTAAATCTCTTGATGATAAGTATGTGGTTGGCAAGATTTCCAAGCACTGGACTGGCCTTGTTCGAGAGTTATTTACAGACGCTGATAACTTTGGCATCCAGTTCCCGTTAGACCTTGATGTGAAAATGAAGGCAGTGATGCTTGGCGCGTGTTTCCTCATT gaCTTCATGTTCTTTGAAATGATTAAGTGA